Below is a window of Shinella sp. PSBB067 DNA.
GATGTCCTCGCGCGCCGGGCCGTCGAGGTCCGGGTCGAACTGGCCGGCAATGACGATGTCGGCGCCGCGGGCGCTGTCGATGACGCCGGCCGAGGCATAGCCGGCGGTGCCGGTGAAGAGGCGCCATTCATAGGAGATGTCGTCGCGTTCGCAGCGCGACCGGAAGGCCTGCTCGACCTCGCGCGACTGGCGCTGCGCCCGCTCCTGGAGGTCGAGAACCGCGTTCGGATCGGGATATTCCATGGGCGCGATCAGCGTGACGACGACCGGGGATTCCGCGTGAATGCCGATGACGTGCCCGCCCGTGCGGCGCGCCAGCGCCAGCGCATGCTCCGTCACCTTGCCGGTGTCCTCGGTGGCGCTCAGCACCGCCACGATGGTCTTGTAGCTCATATCGGCCTCCTGTCTTCGTTAAGGCGAGCCTGCGCCTGCCGTGCCGCGCAAACCTTGATCCCGATCAAGACGCGGCCTTGCTCGCGGCGATTTCGGCAATCATCGCAAGTATATCACGTTCGGCCGCCTGCGCCGGGGATTCCTCCCGGCTGCGGATGACGATCTCGGTCGAGAAGCGGTTTTCCGTAAAGCGCGGATAGGAGCCGATGCTGGTTTCGGGATGGTTCTTCTGGATCGCGGCGAGCGCGCTGCCGATGTCGCCTTCGCCGAAGGGCGAGGCGACGGAGCGCTGGAGCATGGGCTGGCCGCCCTTGAGCTTCGGCACGACCGTGCCCAGCATGGCGGTGAAGACCTGCGGCACGCCGGCCATGACATAGACATTGCCGATGTTGAAGCCCGGCGCCGTGGAGACGGCGTTCTCGATATGGACAGCCCCTTCAGGCATGCGCGCCATGCGCTGGCGGGCCTCGTTGAACTCGACGCCGCGCCGCGCATACATGGCGCCGAGCAGCTCCATGGCGAGCGGGTCGTGCAGGCACGGCACGCCGAAGGCCTTCGAGACCGCGTCGGCCGTGATGTCGTCATGCGTCGGGCCGATCCCGCCGGACGTGAAGACATAGGTGTGGCGCGCGCGCAGCGCATTCAGCGCCTCGACGATGGCGTCCTCGTCGTCGCCGACGATGCGCACCTGCTTGAGGTCGATGCCGGCGAGGAAGAGCACGTCGGCGAGCTGGCCGATATTCCTGTCCTTGGTGCGCCCGGTCAGGAGTTCGTCGCCGATGGCGAGCATGGCGGCGGTGGCGATGGGAGCGTTGCTCATGGGCGTTCTCTGGATTTCGGCAGCAATGCCGACCGGAATCGGCGACATTGTCAATGGCGGGTGAACAGTCTGTCGACCGGGCGGCTCCGTGTCGCCGCCGCCTTGAAGTGCTACATCCAAGGCGATACCGCGATCAAGCGGAAAGGCACCCCAAGTCAGGAGACGACGATGGCGAAAGTTCTGGTTCTTTACTACTCGGCCTACGGCCACATCGAAACGATGGCCTATGCCGTTGCGGAAGGCGCAAAGTCGGCCGGTGCCGACGTGACCGTCAGGCGCGTCCCCGAACTGGTGCCGGAAGACGTCGCCAAGGCCTCCTACTACAAGGTCGACCAGAAGGCGGAGATCGCCACCGTCGACGAGTTGCAGAACTACGATGCCATCATCGTCGGCGCCGGCACGCGCTACGGCACGGTCGCCTCGCAGATGCGCAATTTCTGGGATCAGACGGGCGGCCTGTGGGCCGAGGGCAAGCTGGTCGGCAAGGTCGGCTCGGTCTTCACCTCCACCGCCACCCAGCACGGCGGCCAGGAATCGACCATCCTCGGCTTCATCCCGA
It encodes the following:
- the wrbA gene encoding NAD(P)H:quinone oxidoreductase is translated as MAKVLVLYYSAYGHIETMAYAVAEGAKSAGADVTVRRVPELVPEDVAKASYYKVDQKAEIATVDELQNYDAIIVGAGTRYGTVASQMRNFWDQTGGLWAEGKLVGKVGSVFTSTATQHGGQESTILGFIPTLLHHGLVVVGLPYAFQGQMGVEEVKGGSPYGASTITGGDGSRQPSEVELDAARYQGAHVAKIAGKLSA
- a CDS encoding competence/damage-inducible protein A; translation: MSNAPIATAAMLAIGDELLTGRTKDRNIGQLADVLFLAGIDLKQVRIVGDDEDAIVEALNALRARHTYVFTSGGIGPTHDDITADAVSKAFGVPCLHDPLAMELLGAMYARRGVEFNEARQRMARMPEGAVHIENAVSTAPGFNIGNVYVMAGVPQVFTAMLGTVVPKLKGGQPMLQRSVASPFGEGDIGSALAAIQKNHPETSIGSYPRFTENRFSTEIVIRSREESPAQAAERDILAMIAEIAASKAAS